A window of the Branchiostoma floridae strain S238N-H82 chromosome 12, Bfl_VNyyK, whole genome shotgun sequence genome harbors these coding sequences:
- the LOC118427329 gene encoding uncharacterized protein LOC118427329 — translation MWKFLLLIAAVIVWPGSAQDQQVYLTTIDNWSFWKIRATGPMTNANVKATCKAAGMKLPCYRRGRDKWGWWAPGCIKFHHAEYITLNALSGELCGRTSGYGSRCQPLDETFVYAAGRDSAFGVEYMSDNAVLGLKGANYNNMYALCAGEDVA, via the exons ATGTGGAAGTTTCTGTTGCTCATCGCGGCTGTGATCGTCTGGCCGGGATCGGCACAAG ACCAACAGGTGTACCTGACCACGATTGACAACTGGTCCTTTTGGAAGATTCGTGCGACAGGCCCGATGACCAATGCCAACGTGAAGGCCACGTGTAAAGCGGCGGGGATGAAGTTACCGTGCTACCGGAGGGGGAGGGACAAGTGGGGCTGGTGGGCCCCAGGCTGCATCAAGTTTCACCATGCCGAATACATAACGCTCAATGCTCTCTCCGGTGAACTGTGTGGGCGCACGAGCGGGTACGGCAGTCGGTGTCAGCCGCTTGATGAAACCTTTGTGTACGCTGCTGGCCGGGACAGCGCTTTCGGAGTGGAATATATGTCTGACAACGCTGTTCTTGGCCTGAAAGGAGCGAATTACAACAACATGTACGCGCTGTGTGCAGGTGAGGATGTTGCatag